The Fusarium falciforme chromosome 12, complete sequence DNA window TGCCAGCTGCTGCCGACAATGATGAACAGACACCTCTCATTCCTGGTAATAACTCCCAACAGAGTACCAGTCAGGCTGCTCCAAAGAAACAACTTCGGGCAAGAATCTCTCACGAAAGTGTTCCTATTGTCGTCTGCCTTTGCGCTTTGTTTGCACTTGATAGCTTTGCTTCAGGTCTCGCTCCTCTGTAAGTACCGATGTCGACCATCCTCTTTATCAGTGTCAAAAACTCATGGTTGAAATAGCTCATGGATTACGTACTTCTTCAAGTCGCACTACCATATCGAAGAAGGAAAACTGGGATCCATCTTCTTCGTTACGAGTATCATCGCCGCCGCATCCATGATTGTGGCATCCTCTCTCGCAAAGCGCTTTGGAAATGTCCGGGTAAGTTCTGTATGCTATTCCATGTCTGTTCTGTTCCCTGACCTCGAGATATTCTAGACAATGGTCTTCACCCATCTCCCGTctgccatcttcttggctCTCATCCCAATCCCAGACGAAGTCCACCTATCTGTCCTGTTCTTGACCCTTCGAGCCTGCACGCAGTCTATGGACGTTGCGCCACGATCCGCATTCCTCGCTGCCATCGTTCTGCCTCAGGAACGAACCGTGGTCACCGGGCTTATCAATGTGGCCAAGACCGGCGCCCAGAGCTTGGGACCTCTCATCACCGGGCTGCTTGCGGACTCAGACTACTTTTGGGTGTcattcatcatggctggtACGCTGAAGGCTAGCTACGATCTAGGCTTCCTCGCCCTGTTCAAGAACCACGAGAGGGTGGAGGCGAGAAGAAACCGCCAGGACCATGAAGCTGCCGAGGAGTAACTGGCTGATGGGAGATGAACTGTGGTGAACACACCTCGAATCTCCTTTGAGCTACAAAGAATGACAATCTGGCTCGAAAGGGTTTTCAAGCATGAAGGAGAGGTAAGAAATGTTGAAAAGACTGAACACGGAACGTTGCAGAGGGGGAATCTAGATTGATACAATAATGTGGGAGATTGAACATCACTCTTCTGTTTCTCAAGAAAATGGCATGTAACTATAGACTTGCGGGAGATTACTTATCATCGGCGTTTCTATTTCTTGTCGCCAAGTCCGGCGAATTATTCTATCTTAAACCACAATCAAGGCTTCATCATAGCTGCaagctcctcatcgtccaACTTCTTAGCAACACCCGGCCCCTTGTATTGCCGGTTGATAGGCTGAATCAGTATTCTCCGGTAGCTGGTCAAGGGCGGTGTGCCAGCATCTGTAACCTCCAAGATGAGGTGCAGAACCAAGCCCTTCTCAAGTGAGATTTGCTCCCTAACAACGATGCATGACTTCTCTGGGGGCGCGATGGTAACCTCAACCTTGCTGCCATCGCTGccttcaacctccttgatATCTAGCTCCGACACCTCGTAGCCGTGGTACGTCTGGGTGGCACTGGGCTCTCGGTACTGGAACCACTTATAGGACAGCTTGTCACCGTCAGGATCATATGTCTTGGATGCGTCGATGGTGACGGTTGATCCAGCATCGGCCTCGAtgtaataaggcttataacCAAACTCTCCGttaacagcaacaacaggcTGGTGGTTGACCTTTGTGAAATCTGGAGTCAATGTCCACTGTATCCTCGCAGCAAAGTCGTTCTGGTATGTGTTTCTCCAACGCCAGATAGTGGCCTTGTTTGTCCTAAACTGTGTACCGTTCAAACCGGTGACGCCATCTGCGGCATCACAGAAGTGGCCTCTGTTAGGAACGCCCTTATCGCTTACATTCGCAGGGAGATATCGGCCTCCCCATGAACCCCATGAAGGCTCTTCTGGGAAGTTGAGGCCATTCTGCATGAGATAGAGGAACGTGGGCGTATCTCCCTCGATGATGAAGGCGGGCTTGGGATAGACAGCTCCAAGAGGGCCAAGCTGCACGTTCTCCTTGACCCAGTCAGCGGTGACCTTGCTGGGATCAGGGCCACCCTCATCGACAGATCCCGAGATGCCGACCCATGTAGCATTTCCGTATTGGTTCCAACCATGGACGGAGCAGATGTAGAAGATGTCGGGCCACTGCTGTCGAATCCAGCTGCCGCAGTCGTCCTGATCAGAGATTGTGTAAACGCGAAGCTTTGAGCGCAGTTCGGCAGCGTCAGATCGGTTGCGGATACGCTGCAAGACTTGGGCTAGCACGTTGACGCCGCCCCAGACGATGACCCAGAGAGGATCTTGGTCGGGAGAGGTCAGTCgctcgaggagcagctcACCACCCTCACTAAGTGGGATATCGTCACCAACAGCGGCCATGCCGTATACCTAGAGCTGGTTCGTTTTTCAAATTTGGATATGGAGATATGGGAAACATACCGGCGGGCCGGATTTGATGAGGCCTCGAACCTCCTGGGCTGAGGGATAAGGAAAGTCGGGGTGTGCGTGGGCATTAAGGTTGTCAACAACCTGTTCATAACCATCGACGATCTCCTGCAACTTGTGCGGCGCAACTGTGTCTCGAAGCCATACTGAAGTGACGGCAACAACACCCTCAGTCTTGAACTGATTCGAGTATGTCAGGTAGCGGCAGAAGGACTCGGCATCGTCAGGCTCATTTGTGATGTCGGTGAGGATAAAGACGCGGTGCTTGGaggggaagggaagaagagaggatCTGCCTGTGGTAGCCATTTTCGTCGCACTTGTTCAACAGCTGTAAATGATGATCAAGGACCCCGAGATGTAGGTTTTACAACTGACATTCCGACCCGACGATGCGGAGGCTCAAAGACTAAATAGTGCAAACCATGATGTTTTGGGCATGTCTAAGCACAAAGTGGTGTTATTCAGAGTGTGTCAGCTAGGTCGAGACAGGCAATTTATGGCACAACTCCGGGCTTGTCGGCTTTAGAGGGGAAAATTGCGTCAACTTCTCCACATTGCTGGGCTCCGGGGTGCAGCTCGGGTGTGGGCTGCCACAGCGTACACCCGCTTtgggcaaggacaagagcTGCTGTGGATAGCTGTCAATCATGTGTTTGGTTCGGATGACTCGATGATAGGTCAAACACATGGCAGTGCACCCGAAAAAACATGGGGTCGGTTTCCGGAAGACTTATGGGATTCAGGCTTCTCGCCAAGACTAGCTCGGTGCTGAAGGCGGGGAAACTGGGGTTGAGAAAATGGCTGCGAGCTGAGTTGGGTTGGATTATAACGTGCTGCACCGATTAAGACACCAGGGCGTGAGAGGTTAGGGACGAGTAGAGCTGCCTCATAGGGTTTGGTTAGCTAACTCCAAGCAGAACGCGGAAGAATCTGGTGAGTAGACGTTATTAAAAAGCAGATTCTACAAAAATCGGGACCGCCTGTGCTAATTTGCACTCTGATTCAGTCAACAGAGCAAAACTAGGACTCGCTGTGCTTCTAGGATTCTCCCTTATGTGCAGTGCAGTCGATCAGGTACGTGTAGTAGAAGATGATGCGTTCGTATCCGCCCACCAGATTGTACGCTGAAACGAACGAGTAGATAAGTTCCAAAGAGACAGTGAGTGTGCTTATGACAACCTGACTTTCGCACATGTGCTTGATGCGTGCAATCTTGATCTTAATCTTGAGAGATTGTCTCGTCAGTCTTTTAGATACCTCGTCGAAGAGTTACTATGTAAGTACATTCACGGTAATGGCTCTCTCGAGGTTCATTCGAGGCGTGAGCAGAGGAACAGGCGTAGGAAAGGAAGCATTTGGTCTATTTCCAGAACAGCTAGAGCTTATGGCATGATCGTCCATGATCAACAAAACAAAGTATACAGAGTGGGTttcgatcttctggctcagttaacccatcaagggcccggcttcaactataataaagaacacattgcaGAATGAGTTTCCCAAGTTCTTGCTTCCACAGAGGTTTCCTCATGTGATTCGCGTGTGCCAGACAATGGGGAATGAAGATTGGCCGGACGATGGCGAACCTGTCTCACTTAAGCCCTTGGGAGCAGCGATTAAGGAGACTGGCCATATCGACCCCTTAGTTCAGGAGCATAGCAAGACCAAGTCCActaacaacaacaccatAACCAGGAATAGTGAGCATCTTGGCACCAGCAGTGCTGGTGGAAGCCACATTAGTCTCAGTTCCAGTTGCAGCAGAGTCTGAACCAGAAGGAGTAGGAGTGCCACTAGGAGGCATACCGCTCATACCACTAGGCATAGCCCCGTTGCCACCAGGACCGCCGTTACCATCGGGGCCACCACCCCTGTCGGAGTTCTCGTTCGCAACACCGCCATCCTCGTAGTAGCTCGCAGCAGGGCTGATATGGCTCGAGTAGGTAGTGTTGATGCCGAAGGCAATCCAAGCAAACAGACCACTATCAAGATCATCGCCAAGGTAGACGTAGCTCATGAACGGGTCGAcattctcggcctcctcagcgAGGATATCGTCATTGTCGTTCTCAGTCAGCTCCTGGGTGTTGCTGGAGTAAGGGGAAGTCTTCTCAACAGCAGTGATGAGATCCTGATCGAAGAATGCCTGGCCAACGTGCGAGGCGTAAATATCATTGCCAAGAGTGTCGTTAGCGAGGAGAGTGGCGTTGGTGTGGACCATAATATGGATGTGGGTGGCACGGCCGGTGTAGTGGCCGGGGAAGACGGACTTGAACTGAGCAACACCGTCGGAGTCAGTTTCCTGGATGCCTCGCAGGAAGGTGGCGTCGAGGTTGGAGTCGTCGTCGGAGTTGCCGTTGCCGCTGGCGACGACGCCGGAGTAGACGCCAGTGCTGTTGCAGTGCCAGATCTCGACGTAGACATCTGGGACGGGCTCGCAGGTATCCACGTCGATAACTTGGTAGTCAAGGGTGATGTCGATGCCGGGCTCATCGTCTGTGATGTCCTTGCGGACGTACTCGCCGCCAACGTCTGCATAAATCAGTCAGTACAAACGGAAGCCTAGGTCCTTGTCCAGAGGTTTTACAGTAAGGACCCTGAGTAACCTCAGGGGTCAAGAGACAGGAAGTGTTGCCGGTGAAGAGCTTGGACACATCAGTGTTCGCGGTGTATCCAGTGTCAGACTCGTCATGGTCGGTAGCCAGGACACTGTCGAGATCCCTCTTTTTGCTCACGCCCTTGAGGGCGCGAGCCTGCTCGACGGCAGCAGAGCGACGAGCAATGTTGCGAGCCTCAATACCACGAGCACGAAGCTTATCCGCACAGTGAGAGAGATCCTTCTTGTGGATGGAGTTGATGAAGTGGCGACGCTCGGCAACCTCCTCGGAGACGTCGTGGCCAGGGTGAGCCTGAGCGagagaggccaaggccgcgaAGGCAGCTAAGCACTTGAAGTGCATGTTGCAAGAGATGAGTCGGTGTTGGTGTAACTGAGGATTCTCAAAGTATAGGAATACAATTTGAAGGACAGGAATACAAATGAGAAGGCTGTGATTGGTTTTGAGTGTCGGATGATCTGCTTCCAATAGAACGATGCGCAGCTTCcaagattattatatatccaATGTACCTTGGCACAGACCGAGGTCAGTGTGTCGCGCGTCTACGTCGTAAGCTTATCCACTAGAAAGTGTCCCATATCAAAGCCACGATGCCTCGTCGTTTGCGTG harbors:
- a CDS encoding MFS domain-containing protein, which encodes MATDDEPKQWYNAAHRVLEELGLVSLYNSTTDVKILCTQRFIRLFAYGSSTLVLVAYLRELGISQTQIGLFMTLTLAGDIIISFLLALFADGVGRRAVLALGAILMVGSGLVFATFGNYWILLAAAIFGVISPGGNEIGPFRGLEESIIAHVTDHERRSDVYAWYSLFGTAGAAFGILTCGWVTHYMRVSLHIDVVDVYRRVFYGYAVLGLLKLVAAIALSSDVEIHHEPQPVPAAADNDEQTPLIPGNNSQQSTSQAAPKKQLRARISHESVPIVVCLCALFALDSFASGLAPLSWITYFFKSHYHIEEGKLGSIFFVTSIIAAASMIVASSLAKRFGNVRTMVFTHLPSAIFLALIPIPDEVHLSVLFLTLRACTQSMDVAPRSAFLAAIVLPQERTVVTGLINVAKTGAQSLGPLITGLLADSDYFWVSFIMAGTLKASYDLGFLALFKNHERVEARRNRQDHEAAEE
- a CDS encoding INTRADIOL-DIOXYGENAS domain-containing protein translates to MHFKCLAAFAALASLAQAHPGHDVSEEVAERRHFINSIHKKDLSHCADKLRARGIEARNIARRSAAVEQARALKGVSKKRDLDSVLATDHDESDTGYTANTDVSKLFTGNTSCLLTPEVTQGPYYVGGEYVRKDITDDEPGIDITLDYQVIDVDTCEPVPDVYVEIWHCNSTGVYSGVVASGNGNSDDDSNLDATFLRGIQETDSDGVAQFKSVFPGHYTGRATHIHIMVHTNATLLANDTLGNDIYASHVGQAFFDQDLITAVEKTSPYSSNTQELTENDNDDILAEEAENVDPFMSYVYLGDDLDSGLFAWIAFGINTTYSSHISPAASYYEDGGVANENSDRGGGPDGNGGPGGNGAMPSGMSGMPPSGTPTPSGSDSAATGTETNVASTSTAGAKMLTIPGYGVVVSGLGLAMLLN